A stretch of the Notamacropus eugenii isolate mMacEug1 chromosome 2, mMacEug1.pri_v2, whole genome shotgun sequence genome encodes the following:
- the LOC140527539 gene encoding disintegrin and metalloproteinase domain-containing protein 30-like: MGAATPGDTLLLLSLGVLLFGWGCLAQDPVFNPDWGFTSYEVVIPRQLVTRGGGPEVDGRMSYLLRIEGKRNIVHLQPKKLLLSRHLRVFTFTEDGTRVEDQPYVPSNCNFRGSVEGSPGSEAMLSTCMGGLRGMLKIKDSVYQIEPLQASYSFEHVVYHLKEDLLTNFTCGLTDQEIERQLSKLKNLPAPKAPSWTTSYIHQKYLEVMIVVDKLRYDFLSSNATKAISDTIVMAGIMDSYFQPLNTRIHLNAIEIWTDTSKVNVTVKKLLQVLESFSNYRKNVIYPKIKSDWTHLYVHKHYPDALGWAYVGTVCNRNFGSSTSTLPSKNLVAPSTWSAHELGHGVGMPHDVKYCYCKGKTECIMGPGGRFGFSNCSFITYFDHVTAGAECLYNVPGLPYKLKQCGNKVVETGEECDCGTVKECKKDMCCQLNCKLKPGAQCNTGLCCTNCHFSPSGHICRDKENECDLTEFCNGTSNLCPNDFYKQDGTPCSREAHCYHKGCYDRFLQCKEIFGSGARNAPFVCYLQVNKKTDRFGNCGLIGQGYKPCKTNDVLCGRLQCVNVKNVPEMPDHTTVIFTHVKEFNLRCWGTDYHPSMVAMELRDDGAVKDGTSCGTNLICINRVCRNISVLRYDCQPAKCNKRGVCNNLKHCHCNYGWAPPFCETPGYGGSIDSGPAAKMKEVPKPVKVVPIMFIRLTLLGITLVLIILKEVIGRFLKRKAKVVVHLAKKPLPKSKGEKTKEKYPKPTK, from the coding sequence ATGGGGGCCGCCACCCCCGGGGACACCCTCCTGCTTCTGAGCCTGGGGGTCCTCCTCTTTGGGTGGGGCTGCTTGGCGCAGGACCCCGTCTTCAACCCGGACTGGGGCTTCACCTCCTACGAAGTAGTGATCCCCAGGCAGCTGGTGACCCGCGGGGGCGGCCCCGAGGTGGACGGCCGTATGTCCTACCTCCTGCGCATAGAGGGCAAGAGGAACATCGTCCACCTGCAGCCCAAGAAGCTCCTGCTGTCCCGACACCTCCGTGTTTTCACTTTCACGGAAGATGGCACCCGCGTGGAGGACCAGCCCTATGTCCCGAGTAACTGCAACTTCCGGGGGTCAGTGGAGGGGTCCCCCGGGTCCGAGGCAATGCTGAGCACCTGCATGGGAGGCCTTCGAGGAATGCTCAAGATCAAGGACAGCGTGTACCAGATCGAGCCCCTTCAAGCTTCGTACAGCTTCGAGCATGTGGTCTATCACCTGAAAGAGGATCTCCTTACCAACTTTACCTGCGGCCTAACGGACCAAGAGATTGAGAGGCAGCTGAGCAAGCTCAAGAACCTGCCTGCCCCCAAAGCCCCTTCCTGGACTACTTCCTACATCCACCAGAAGTATCTAGAGGTGATGATCGTCGTTGATAAGCTTCGGTATGACTTTTTGAGTTCCAATGCGACCAAAGCCATCAGTGACACCATTGTCATGGCAGGTATCATGGACTCATACTTTCAGCCTTTGAATACCAGAATACACTTAAATGCCATCGAGATCTGGACAGATACTAGCAAAGTAAATGTTACTGTGAAGAAATTGCTCCAAGTTCTTGAATCATTCTCCAATTACAGAAAAAATGTTATATATCCAAAAATTAAATCAGATTGGACACACTTATATGTGCATAAACATTATCCAGATGCATTGGGATGGGCGTATGTTGGAACTGTCTGTAATAGGAATTTTGGATCATCTACAAGCACTTTGCCAAGTAAAAACCTGGTTGCTCCTTCTACATGGTCTGCTCATGAATTGGGACATGGTGTTGGCATGCCCCATGATGTAAAATACTGTTATTGTAAGGGTAAAACAGAGTGCATCATGGGCCCGGGTGGAAGGTTTGGTTTCAGTAATTGCAGTTTTATAACGTATTTTGACCATGTGACTGCAGGAGCTGAGTGTCTGTATAATGTTCCAGGACTTCCATATAAGTTGAAGCAATGTGGAAACAAAGTAGTGGAAACAGGAGAGGAATGTGACTGCGGTACAGTAAAGGAATGTAAAAAGGACATGTGTTGTCAACTTAATTGTAAATTGAAACCTGGTGCACAGTGCAACACCGGTTTGTGCTGTACCAATTGTCATTTCAGTCCATCTGGACATATATGtagagacaaagaaaatgaatgtgacCTTACGGAATTCTGCAATGGAACTTCAAATTTATGCCCAAATGATTTTTATAAGCAAGATGGGACTCCATGCAGTAGGGAAGCCCACTGTTACCATAAGGGATGTTATGACCGCTTTTTGCAGTGCAAAGAAATTTTTGGATCTGGTGCCAGGAATGCTCCCTTTGTATGCTATTTACAAGTGAATAAAAAAACTGATCGATTCGGTAACTGTGGCTTGATAGGACAAGGCTATAAACCATGTAAAACGAATGATGTATTGTGTGGAAGATTGCAATGTGTCAATGTGAAGAATGTCCCTGAAATGCCTGATCACACAACAGTCATTTTTACTCATGTGAAGGAATTTAATCTTCGGTGCTGGGGGACAGACTATCATCCCTCAATGGTTGCAATGGAGTTACGTGATGATGGAGCTGTGAAAGATGGCACTTCCTGTGGTACAAACTTGATATGTATTAACCGTGTCTGTCGCAATATTTCTGTCCTCAGATATGACTGTCAGCCAGCGAAGTGCAACAAACGAGGTGTTTGCAATAATTTGAAACATTGCCACTGTAACTATGGATGGGCCCCTCCCTTTTGTGAGACTCCTGGTTATGGAGGAAGCATTGACAGTGGACCTGCagcaaaaatgaaagaagttcCGAAGCCAGTTAAAGTTGTGCCTATTATGTTTATTCGGCTTACTTTACTAGGTATCACATTGGTTCTGATAATCTTGAAAGAAGTGATAGGGAGATTCCTTAAACGAAAGGCGAAAGTGGTAGTCCATTTAGCAAAAAAACCTCTGCCAAAGAGCAAAGGGGAGAAAACGAAAGAGAAATACCCCAAACCTACCAAATGA